Proteins encoded in a region of the Kryptolebias marmoratus isolate JLee-2015 linkage group LG14, ASM164957v2, whole genome shotgun sequence genome:
- the sec16a gene encoding protein transport protein Sec16A isoform X2, protein MQPPPRAGPPGASGPPPSGPNMFRRTRPPKHATAATATMPPPTQPMTDPFAFGRAQPPMAAGGLPTIPNSNPPQMQTPPGTIYSQLGPGQPAQLPTLDDVPAAPTGPPLPSMPGVALFNPHSSASSGIFPAPSSTGYASSNSEQDYFNSRHQTPTTSTESPHMAPHIAPTPSEAHFNQEFQGQPAFHPAPFQPLAPTSSSAQWVPDHGSRPPSVQNYFQPTSDPPVQPLNMTPQTQKYPSHSQSPHLNAPTPPIQPGHPHNQACLPPQNPVTPNNSAWPDPNGPHQQNSHFQSYFNQSSEPQDLWFNQPPQDSGYHQMGIGPSHPQPIADSAGYQHVSNTGHGPTTRPGPTSDSASDPYSQESGSLSMFFKDSDVENEETLSSERNKALNGGAGFFQPHSNPQAHSGHADTSLNYQGVSVQDNSHLPYMNESSPLSQGNTQKPPDTQFDHVENLECVPNQEVLPSEIHSSTAVTAPHGVDQFETGPNLETPDSVPRPMRSASVSSNYSNLSHGSGTGPRRHKGVEGTFIQQESPRLADNANPSAATGGYFEQIDSSPAGDAGMQQSSLEQMWPPTPSPPKPTGIFQASANSSFEPVRSHGVGVRPPEVDRAKMVAEGGTDTSGNLEQPPDNMENIYSPGQPQPAAAAAAAGSGMPHVTHPVVHSRPSSRAFGANRPCESPATTLWAQNDPSSLSANILLAPAALTVLAPLREPSADVIQPPEDGPLDLQLSQKIQPTSQQHSENLENPPKVSDSEPNDSQGNLGYASLLVSGSLHQPVLIAPPVSNYNVIPPSAPAQSSTQSSHGETTPPERSLAQGQGASSSQPPALPSKQNPLFSSGPTAFCSSASNQGPLNLTRDKMVAAASEVATPPQPQPVHPPLSRGQSLSGDNHSAVHVNSQSSSLVTASVSNHNRASNYELLDFSMHQSHARTQQPDQPSSLHEMPQSSNGFYLQVTKDAQQGAREGGNASVQTSASLPTPQVPLVLSQAGAVMQQTQNESSQTSDSQAAQQGRKDVPSAPVSGAQPPPGQSSMSAQGPTAGSAPTTAYPPGPQGPVPPGSSHPASAEPPRPPSSAGSHQGGYGPPPPPPPPPGPGQTYSGYYGNYGEYPDSRGPYPQGQYPPPHGDPRAQQYYQDSAYRGRADPWYGRYDGQNPGYRDPNYQYREPQSDRPSSRASQYSDRPSSRQGYTDDYQRANQSAYSDYYADYPKHYDYGGYNYGQYDPRYRGYYDHSYWSYYNEAYRNSYYNQQAYPTRKEGYDDQWRYYPGYDASFDDDNQRGRDPYGDDFDRRSVHSERSAHSVHSSHSHHSRRSSFSSRSQQSQVYRSQPDLVSAGYDTTSSTLAVDYSYGQYPNQADASQNYSQYPYASEYTSDSTWVAPEQPPPRPATPEKFTIPHRCARFGPGGHLIQVLPNLPSAGQPALVDIHNMETMLQDTSDQAELRVFPGPLLKEETHKVDVIKFSQNKALECARDNNLLDRESARLLWDFIMLLCRQNGTVVGTDIADLLLKEHRSVWLPGKSPNEANLIDFNNEPLARAEEEPGAGPLSLLSDTFMTVPENVGKETERFRELLLFGRKKDALEAAMKGGLWGHALLLASKMDNRTHARVMTRFANSLPMNDPLQTMYQLMSGRMPASATCCGEEKWGDWRPHLAMVLSNLTHNLDLDTRTITTMGDTLASKGLTDAAHFCYLMAQIGLGVFTKKSTKMVLIGSNHSLPFNQFATNEAIQRTEAYEYAQSLGSQPCSLPNFQVFKLIYACRLAEAGLCAQAFHYCEVISKSALMHPSYYSPVFISQIIQMSERLRFFDPQLKEKPEQELFVEPEWLIRLRQLDGQIRTGVISYNEHRSTPAQFDGSSECSDSDQQTPSEPYSIPLEVDGHAPDNPLMSSLLPGPPPQGVQLMPPAPTSILQDKMAPSQFLPPNDAPQFYPVPPSGPPGHVPMPGYHPQEPGMAPPPFLPQTEQFDMYPGAHQQQHFPSPQEGQMSPRTLPSQVPHSPIQMIPPPLQIQQHMPPSPGHLSPMEQPSLVPPEMHGVQQISSSPPRSSYTPQMDLYDHMAKMGPGRTRTISQSSMHMASGRSSRRASESSTHSGGRERSNSAVKQVSPPPPSIPEQPRKEEAKKAKKASPEKSKSWLFWPFGKRKNEAHLPDDKNPSIVWDEQKNRWVDLNEPEEESKPPPPPPTGFPKMPQMPGPGGPAAPPSSGVPVNIFSRKAGTKSRYVDVLNPSRTVKPSGGAPAPVDIFAPLAPMPMPANLFVPSSAPDDHQPLEGSEGGSQEQNSPNSTAAPQMFNPTLLPPASEGPPCPDGSQSGESHPAQGPAPTGGVTFYNPAQFAQTSAPSGGGLRSGRLGGQRQYPALK, encoded by the exons ATGCAGCCCCCTCCTCGGGCTGGACCTCCAGGAGCCTCGGGGCCCCCTCCCTCTGGACCCAATATGTTCCGCAGGACGAGGCCTCCGAAGCACGCAACAGCAGCAACTGCCACAATGCCGCCTCCTACCCAGCCCATGACAGATCCTTTTGCTTTTGGTAGAGCTCAGCCGCCTATGGCTGCAGGTGGTCTTCCAACAATACCGAACAGTAACCCTCCCCAAATGCAAACCCCACCTGGCACCATTTACTCTCAACTTGGCCCTGGCCAGCCTGCACAACTACCAACACTAGACGATGTTCCTGCTGCACCGACTGGTCCCCCACTGCCCTCTATGCCTGGGGTAGCTTTGTTTAACCCTCATAGTTCTGCATCCTCTGGGATTTTCCCAGCACCAAGTTCCACAGGATATGCATCTTCTAACAGCGAACAAGATTATTTTAATTCGAGACATCAGACACCAACCACTTCCACAGAATCACCACATATGGCACCACATATAGCACCAACACCTAGTGAGGCACATTTTAACCAGGAGTTTCAAGGACAGCCTGCTTTTCATCCTGCTCCCTTTCAGCCTCTTGCCCCCACTTCCTCGTCTGCCCAGTGGGTCCCTGATCATGGAAGTCGCCCTCCATCAGTTCAGAACTATTTCCAGCCAACTAGTGATCCTCCAGTACAGCCTTTAAATATGACTCCACAGACTCAGAAGTATCCTTCCCACAGCCAGTCACCTCATCTCAATGCCCCTACACCTCCAATCCAACCTGGACACCCTCACAATCAAGCCTGCCTTCCCCCTCAAAACCCTGTAACACCCAATAATTCTGCGTGGCCTGACCCAAATGGACCCCACCAACAAAATTCACATTTCCAGAGTTACTTTAATCAAAGCTCTGAGCCACAGGACTTATGGTTTAACCAGCCTCCACAGGACTCAGGTTATCACCAAATGGGAATTGGTCCGAGCCATCCTCAACCGATTGCAGACTCTGCAGGATATCAGCATGTTTCCAACACTGGGCATGGGCCAACTACCAGACCTGGGCCTACTTCTGATTCTGCCTCAGATCCATACTCTCAGGAGTCTGGTTCActttcaatgtttttcaaagacaGTGATGTGGAAAATGAGGAAACTCTCTCTAGTGAGAGAAATAAGGCATTAAATGGTGGTGCTGGATTTTTTCAGCCTCATAGCAACCCACAAGCCCACAGTGGTCATGCAGATACTTCTTTGAATTACCAAGGAGTCTCTGTTCAAGATAATTCACACCTTCCCTATATGAATGAAAGCAGTCCCCTTTCCCAGGGAAATACTCAGAAGCCACCTGATACTCAGTTTGACCATGTAGAGAATCTGGAGTGTGTCCCAAATCAGGAAGTATTACCTAGTGAAATCCACAGCAGTACTGCTGTTACTGCACCCCATGGAGTGGACCAGTTTGAAACTGGGCCAAACCTGGAAACCCCAGATTCAGTTCCACGACCAATGAGATCTGCCAGTGTATCATCCAATTATAGCAATCTGAGCCATGGAAGTGGGACTGGCCCCCGTCGGCACAAGGGAGTTGAAGGCACCTTTATTCAGCAGGAAAGCCCGCGTCTTGCTGATAACGCTAACCCATCTGCTGCTACTGGAGGGTACTTTGAGCAGATTGATTCCTCTCCAGCTGGAGATGCAGGCATGCAACAGAGTTCCCTGGAGCAGATGTGGCCTCCCACACCCAGCCCTCCAAAACCAACTGGCATTTTTCAAGCAAGTGCTAATAGCTCCTTTGAACCCGTGCGCTCACATGGAGTTGGGGTGCGTCCACCTGAAGTGGATAGGGCTAAAATGGTGGCTGAAGGGGGCACCGACACATCTGGCAACTTGGAGCAGCCACCGGATAATATGGAAAATATTTACAGCCCAGGACAGcctcagcctgctgctgctgctgctgctgctggaagtgGAATGCCTCATGTGACACACCCAGTAGTTCATTCTCGGCCATCGTCTCGTGCTTTTGGGGCCAATCGTCCGTGTGAGAGTCCTGCAACCACTTTGTGGGCTCAGAATGACCCTTCAAGTTTGAGTGCTAACATCCTTCTTGCTCCTGCTGCCCTAACAGTTCTGGCTCCTTTACGAGAACCCAGTGCTGATGTCATCCAACCACCAGAAGATGGTCCACTGGACCTGCAGCTTTCACAGAAAATCCAGCCAACTTCTCAGCAACACTCAGAGAACTTAGAGAACCCACCAAAGGTGAGTGATTCAGAGCCAAATGACTCTCAAGGCAACCTGGGCTACGCTTCTCTCCTCGTATCTGGCTCGCTTCATCAGCCTGTTTTAATTGCCCCACCTGTATCTAATTACAATGTGATTCCCCCCAGTGCCCCTGCTCAATCATCCACCCAGAGTAGTCATGGGGAAACTACCCCACCTGAGAGATCACTTGCACAGGGACAGGGTGCCAGTAGCTCTCAACCACCTGCTCTACCTTCTAAACAAAATCCACTCTTTTCTTCTGGACCCACAGCTTTCTGTTCTTCAGCTTCTAACCAGGGTCCACTTAATTTGACTCGAGACAAAATGGTTGCAGCAGCATCAGAAGTTGCAACTCCACCGCAGCCTCAACCAGTCCATCCTCCTCTTTCAAGAGGCCAATCATTGAGCGGAGACAACCACTCTGCTGTTCATGTTAATTCACAGTCTTCTTCTCTTGTGACTGCTTCTGTTTCTAATCATAATCGGGCATCAAATTACGAACTGCTTGATTTCTCTATGCACCAATCACATGCCCGAACCCAACAACCTGACCAACCTTCTTCTCTACATGAGATGCCACAGTCTAGTAATGGATTTTACCTGCAGGTCACCAAAGATGCTCAGCAGGGAGCAAGAGAGGGGGGAAATGCCTCTGTCCAAACCTCAGCTTCACTACCTACCCCACAGGTACCGTTAGTACTCTCCCAAGCAGGTGCAGTCATGCAGCAAACTCAAAATGAATCTTCTCAGACATCAGATTCTCAGGCTGCACAACAGGGACGGAAAGATGTTCCCTCTGCTCCTGTGAGTGGAGCACAACCTCCTCCTGGGCAGAGTTCAATGTCCGCACAAGGGCCGACTGCAGGAAGTGCTCCTACAACTGCTTACCCTCCTGGGCCTCAAGGGCCAGTACCCCCTGGTTCTTCCCACCCAGCTTCAGCAGAGCCACCTCGACCACCTTCATCAGCAGGCAGCCATCAAGGTGGCTAtgggcctcctcctcctcctcctcctcctcctgggcCAGGACAAACGTATAGTGGTTATTATGGTAATTATGGAGAATATCCGGATAGCAGAGGGCCGTATCCTCAAGGCCAGTACCCACCCCCACATGGAGACCCCAGAGCTCAGCAATATTACCAA gaTAGTGCATACCGGGGCAGAGCAGATCCCTGGTATGGCAGATATGATGGGCAGAACCCAGGTTACCGTGATCCAAACTATCAATACAGAGAACCACAATCCGATCGGCCCAGCTCAAGGGCTAGTCAGTACTCTGACAGACCCTCATCAAG GCAAGGCTATACTGATGACTACCAACGAGCAAACCAAAGTGCCTACAGTGATTATTATGCAGATTATCCCAAACACTATGATTATGGAG gATACAATTATGGACAATATGACCCACGATACAGAGGATACTATGATCACTCCTATTGGTCATATTACAACGAAGCATACAGAAACAGCTATTATAATCAACAAGCGTATCCTACCAG GAAAGAGGGATATGATGACCAGTGGCGCTATTATCCTGGTTACGATGCCAGTTTTGACGATGATAACCAACGTGGCAGAGACCCATATGGCGATGACTTTGACCGACGCAGCGTACACAGCGAGCGGTCCGCACACAGTGTGCACAGCTCCCACAGTCACCACAGCAGACGGAGCAGCTTCAGCTCACGGTCACAACAG AGCCAGGTGTACAGGAGCCAACCTGACTTGGTATCTGCAGGTTATGACACCACATCATCCACTCTGGCTGTGGACTACTCTTATGGGCAATACCCGAATCAGGCTGATGCCTCCCAGAACTACAGCCAGTACCCATATGCTTCAGAGTACACTTCAGACAGTACCTGGGTGGCTCCTGAGCAAC CTCCCCCTCGTCCTGCAACCCCAGAGAAGTTCACTATACCCCACCGCTGTGCCCGCTTTGGACCTGGTGGTCATCTGATTCAAGTCCTACCTAATCTCCCCTCAGCTGGACAGCCTGCTCTGGTTGATATCCACAACATGGAG ACCATGCTGCAGGACACCTCGGATCAGGCTGAGCTGCGGGTTTTCCCTGGACCCCTTCTTAA GGAGGAGACCCATAAAGTGGATGTGATAAAGTTTTCTCAGAACAAAGCGTTGGAGTGTGCTCGCGACAACAACTTGTTGGACAGAGAATCTGCTCGCTTGCTCTGGGACTTCATCATGCTGCTTTGTAGACAGAATGGG ACCGTTGTTGGAACAGACATCGCTGACCTCTTGTTGAAGGAGCATCGTTCGGTCTGGCTGCCAGGCAAGAGTCCCAATGAAGCCAACCTGATTGATTTTAACAATGAACCTCTTGCTCGGGCTGAAGAGGAGCCTGGAGCCGGGCCGTTGTCCCTTCTGTCGGACACTTTCATGACCGTCCCTGAAAACGTTGGCAAGGAAACCGAACGTTTCAGGGAGCTGCTGTTGTTTGGCCGCAAAAAA GATGCACTGGAAGCAGCAATGAAGGGAGGTCTTTGGGGTCACGCTCTATTGTTAGCCAGTAAGATGGACAACAGGACCCATGCACGTGTCATGACAAG GTTTGCCAATAGTTTGCCTATGAATGATCCTCTCCAGACAATGTACCAGTTGATGTCAGGAAGGATGCCTGCATCGGCCact TGCTGTGGAGAAGAGAAGTGGGGTGACTGGCGTCCTCATCTGGCCATGGTGTTGTCAAACCTCACTCACAATCTAGACCTGGATACTCGCACTATCACCACTATGGGTGACACTCTTG CTTCTAAGGGGCTGACGGATGCTGCACACTTCTGCTACCTGATGGCTCAAATTGGACTGGGAGTTTTCACAAAGAAGAGCACCAAGATGGTTTTGATTGGCTCCAACCACAG TCTGCCCTTTAATCAATTTGCAACCAATGAAGCAATTCAGAGGACTGAGGCCTATGAGTATGCTCAGTCTCTGGGCTCCCAGCCATGTTCACTGCCTAACTTCCAG GTGTTCAAGTTAATCTATGCATGCCGATTGGCTGAGGCAGGCCTGTGTGCCCAGGCCTTTCATTACTGTGAAGTTATTTCAAAGTCTGCCCTCATGCATCCCTCCTACTACTCTCCTGTGTTCATCAGCCAGATtattcag ATGTCAGAAAGGCTGCGGTTCTTTGATCCACAACTGAAGGAGAAACCTGAGCAGGAGTTGTTCGTTGAGCCTGAATGGCTGATTCGCCTCAGACAGTTAGACGGACAGATAAGG ACTGGAGTTATCAGTTACAATGAGCACAGATCTACTCCTGCACAGTTTGACGGCAGCAGTGAATGTTCTGACTCGGACCAGCAGACTCCATCTGAACCTTACAGCATACCGCTGGAAGTGGACGGCCATGCTCCCGATAACCCACTCATGAGTTCATTACTGCCAGGGCCTCCACCACAAGGAGTGCAGTTGATGCCCCCAG CTCCCACGTCCATTCTTCAAGACAAGATGGCTCCTTCTCAGTTCTTACCTCCTAATGATGCGCCACAGTTCTACCCAGTGCCCCCCAGTGGACCACCAGGCCATGTCCCTATGCCAGGATATCATCCACAAGAGCCTGGCATGGCCCCGCCCCCTTTTCTGCCTCAAACTGAGCAGTTTGACATGTATCCAGGAgcccatcagcagcagcatttcCCTTCTCCACAAGAGGGCCAAATGTCCCCACGCACACTTCCTTCGCAGGTGCCACATTCACCTATACAGATGATTCCCCCGCCATTACAAATACAGCAACACATGCCGCCTTCTCCTGGCCACTTGTCACCTATGGAGCAGCCTTCCCTGGTCCCCCCAGAAATGCACGGTGTCCAACAAATATCGTCGTCCCCACCCAGGAGCTCCTACACACCTCAGATGGACTTGTATGACCACATGGCTAAAATG GGTCCTGGAAGAACTCGAACAATTTCACAATCTTCAATGCATATG GCATCAGGACGCAGCTCTCGTAGAGCTTCGGAGTCATCCACTCACTCTGGTGGAAGAGAGCGGAGCAACTCTGCTGTGAAGCAGgtctctccacctcctccctctATTCCCGAGCAGCCACGCAAAGAAGAGGCCAAGAAAGCCAAGAAAGCCTCACCTGAAAAG AGTAAAAGTTGGCTATTTTGGCCCTTTGGAAAGAGGAAAAACGAGGCGCACTTGCCAGATGACAAAAATCCCTCT ATTGTGTGGGATGAACAGAAGAACAGATGGGTTGACTTGAATGAGCCAGAAGAGGAG AGTAAgccccctcctccacctccaacGGGTTTTCCCAAGATGCCTCAGAtgcctggtcctggagggcccgCTGCTCCGCCGAGTAGTGGTGTTCCTGTCAACATTTTCTCCAGGAAGGCAG GTACCAAGAGCAGATATGTGGATGTTTTGAACCCGAGCAGAACCGTTAAACCAAGTGGAGGCGCCCCTGCTCCAGTGGACATCTTTGCGCCTTTGGCACCAATGCCCATGCCTGCTAACCTGTTTGTGCCTAGTTCAG CTCCTGACGATCATCAACCTCTGGAGGGAAGTGAAGGAGGAAGTCAGGAGCAGAATTCACCAAACTCCACTGCTGCTCCACAG ATGTTCAACCCGACGTTGTTACCGCCAGCCTCAGAAGGTCCTCCTTGTCCTGATGGTTCTCAGTCTGGGGAG AGTCATCCTGCCCAGGGACCTGCACCCACCGGAGGTGTCACTTTTTATAACCCTGCACAGTTTGCACAG ACAAGTGCACCGTCGGGAGGCGGACTACGGTCTGGCCGTTTAGGCGGACAGCGCCAGTACCCAGCGTTGAAGTAA